The Geomonas agri genome contains the following window.
AGCTTGGCGACGTCGAACGCCGGGTCGGGGTTGCCGTACACGGTGGTGGACGCCTTGGCGCCGGTCGGGGTGCAGGGGGAGAACTGGCCGCCGGTCATGCCGTAGATGTTGTTGTTCATGATGATGTAGGTCATGTCGATGTTACGACGGCAGGCGTGGATGAAGTGGTTGCCGCCGATCGCGGTACCGTCGCCGTCGCCGCCCACCAGGATGACGTTCATCTCCGGCTTGGCCATCTTGACGCCGGTTGCGAAAGCGGCGGCGCGGCCATGCGCGGTGTGCAAGGTGCAGAAGTCCATGTAGCCGGGGAGACGTGATGCGCAGCCGATGCCGGAAACGATGGCAGTGTTGTTCTTCTGAAGACCAAGGGTGTCGATTGCGCGGATCAGGCCTTTCATGACAATGCCGTGACCGCAGCCCGGGCACCAGATGTGCGGCAGCTTGCCGGGACGGATGTACTTATCGTAATCAAAAGACATGTTACTTAACCTCCTTGATCTTTTCGAGGATCTGCCCCGGGTTGATCGGCTCGCCGTCAACGCGGAAGATGCCGTGGACCGCCGCCTTGCCTTCAGTGCAGCGCTTCACTTCGCCGGTGCACATACCGAGGTTCATCTCCGGGGTGATGAACGCCTTCACCTTGCCGGCAAGAGCCGCGATCTGCTTCTCCGGGAACGGCCAGAAGGTCTTGATCCTGAACAGGCCGGCCTTGATCCCCTGCTTCCTGGCCTCGTTCACTGCGAAACGGGCGGAGCGGGAGGTGGAGCCGTAGGCAACGATGGCGACTTCGGCGTCGGCAAGTTCGTACTCTTCAAACTGGACGATGTCGTCGATGTTGGCGTCGACCTTGCGCACCTGGCGCTCTTCCTCGGCCTGCACCCAGGCAGCCTTGGTGGTCGGGAAGCCGTCCTGGCCCTTGTTGAGGCCGGTCACGTGGAAGCGGTACTCGCTGCCGAAAGCTGCCAGCGGCGGTACGTCGCCGAAGCTGGTGTCGTACGGCTTGTACTCGGCAGGCGAAACGCTCGGAGCGGTCCTGTTGATGACTTCCAGTTCGCCCGGCTCCGGGAACACGATGCGCTCACGCATGTGGGCCACGATCTCGTCCGGCATAACCATAACCGGGGTGCGATATTTCTCGGCCAGGTTGAAGGCGCGCACGGTCTCTTCGAAGAGTTCCTGCACGGAAGCCGGGGTGAGGCAGATGGCCGGGTGGTCACCGTGGGTGCCCCACTTGGCGCACATGACGTCGGACTGGGAAGGGCCGGTCGGCATACCGGTGGACGGGCCGCCCCTCATGACGTTGACGATGACGCACGGGGTCTCAGCGATGCAGGCGTAGCCGATCAGCTCCTGCTTGAGCGAAAGGCCCGGGCCGGAGGTCGCGGTCAGTACTTTAGCGCCGGTCAAGGAAGCGCCGATGACGGAAGCCATGGCACCGATCTCATCTTCCA
Protein-coding sequences here:
- a CDS encoding 2-oxoacid:ferredoxin oxidoreductase subunit beta; this translates as MSFDYDKYIRPGKLPHIWCPGCGHGIVMKGLIRAIDTLGLQKNNTAIVSGIGCASRLPGYMDFCTLHTAHGRAAAFATGVKMAKPEMNVILVGGDGDGTAIGGNHFIHACRRNIDMTYIIMNNNIYGMTGGQFSPCTPTGAKASTTVYGNPDPAFDVAKLAIGAGATFVARGTAYHATQIDKLIAEAIQHKGFSVVEILDDCPTTYGRRNKFKSVIEMMNRLKDIAVPVKAAEKMTAEQLEGKILTGVLYKEERPNYTDEYAKVIERAKK
- a CDS encoding 2-oxoacid:acceptor oxidoreductase subunit alpha, which produces MAKKVAFLQGNEAAAQGALYAGCTFFGGYPITPSTEVAEVMSVELPKIGGKFIQMEDEIGAMASVIGASLTGAKVLTATSGPGLSLKQELIGYACIAETPCVIVNVMRGGPSTGMPTGPSQSDVMCAKWGTHGDHPAICLTPASVQELFEETVRAFNLAEKYRTPVMVMPDEIVAHMRERIVFPEPGELEVINRTAPSVSPAEYKPYDTSFGDVPPLAAFGSEYRFHVTGLNKGQDGFPTTKAAWVQAEEERQVRKVDANIDDIVQFEEYELADAEVAIVAYGSTSRSARFAVNEARKQGIKAGLFRIKTFWPFPEKQIAALAGKVKAFITPEMNLGMCTGEVKRCTEGKAAVHGIFRVDGEPINPGQILEKIKEVK